Sequence from the Rhodococcus jostii RHA1 genome:
ACCTGGCCTTCGTCATCATCGACGAGGACGGCGACCGCGCCCGGCAGCTCCAGCACGAGTTCCTGCTCACGCAGGGCGTCGACCTGTCGACGGCGTCGGACGAGGAACGCGCCGCCGCCACCGACCGGCAGTTCTGCGGTGCCCCCGACGAGGTGGCCGAACAGCTGAAGACCCGTGTCCTCGACGCGGGAATCGACGGCATCGTCCTCAACCTCGTCGCCAACGGGCACGAACCCGGCATCGTCGAACTCACCGGGCGCACGTTGCGTCCCCTGGTCGACGCCTGACCGCTCCGGCCGCCCGGAATACGCGCACTACCTCTGCGGTTACACCCAGAGGTAGTGCGTGAGGCTGACCTCTCGCGCCTGTTCTTGGTGACGAAAGGTAACGAATCTCGTGAGCGCTGTTCTGTCGATTCTCGATCTGGCCTACATCCGCGAGGGCGACACGGCGCGGGACAGTTTCGATGCGAGCGTGAAGCTCGCGCAACTCGCGGAGACCCGCGGGTACCGCCGCATCTGGTACGCGGAGCACCACAACATGCCGTCGATCGGCTCGTCCGCGACGAGCGTCCTCATCGCGCACGTCGCCGCGCACACCGAGAGCATCCGGCTCGGCGCAGGCGGCATCATGCTGCCGAACCACGCGCCGCTGACGATTGCGGAGCAGTTCGGCACCCTCGAGACACTGCACCCCGGTCGCATCGACCTCGGACTCGGACGCGCCCCGGGCAGTGATCAGAAGACGATGTATGCGCTGCGCCGCGACCCGGCGTCCGCGGACCGCTTCCCGCAGGACGTGCTGGAACTCCAGGCATACCTCCGCGGTGTGTCACGGGTTCCCGGCGTCGACGCGATCCCCGGCAAGGGTACGAACGTTCCCCTCTACATCCTCGGGTCCTCGACGTTCGGCGCACAGCTCGCCGCGAAGCTCGGACTCCCCTACGCCAACGCGTCCCACTTCTCCC
This genomic interval carries:
- a CDS encoding LLM class flavin-dependent oxidoreductase, with translation MSAVLSILDLAYIREGDTARDSFDASVKLAQLAETRGYRRIWYAEHHNMPSIGSSATSVLIAHVAAHTESIRLGAGGIMLPNHAPLTIAEQFGTLETLHPGRIDLGLGRAPGSDQKTMYALRRDPASADRFPQDVLELQAYLRGVSRVPGVDAIPGKGTNVPLYILGSSTFGAQLAAKLGLPYANASHFSPDSLVDAVTLYRERFEPSEDLSEPYVIAGVNAIAADTTEDAHRQFEASLRRRVVQMVGRGQKFTPEEVDLIMTSPAGQQVAQMVRYSAVGTPTEVKTYLDEFAEHAQADELIVASHAENTESWLKTYDLLADVWRGAPVRPSGS